Proteins encoded by one window of Listeria cossartiae subsp. cossartiae:
- a CDS encoding RHS repeat-associated core domain-containing protein yields the protein MKKGIKILLVTLLLFPMLPWQFVQGAVNAESEFGNYYGKQLASQDKVTVADLNEDAQKQLKDENPPKDTTLDEDLSDKNADAVRLFDAETPNVTETLAEEASTAGMEEAVAERTENTKTFVNKETGEGETYYFTEPVHFKNDDGKWEDFDATLVKDGEKTWSANETAREITTPKVVTEDAMPTLKLDGANVAVRPSGEADLEQVVAKDNRIMYASEDAKTEPFTMEADSFGMELGQYVKAGDDSEQQVTFDLTVPDDVTLKDDEKRAATLIYRGEDLIGAIPSPVLEDETGSVIDTLTAKTVKTETGYQLQVAKLSTKKVTGNLAKVAVSFVSTKITNGIQATSLRQYRDDVAYSFQPYMYIGYDDGNNSGTEGAAHFITYGVVKVPDSEIKKIGTNREIESAELSLYRRGTQGFWGDRAKDSKGNVVKRLFEVHGITKDVGNIDDLTYGKFKSLGFPYGPPANVDGKETYIGKIDDANRRISFDITNVAKDWVNGGKNNGVIVKTAKVNSFEMPYSQADIFAAPKSGVTSESPYVVFKHRERPPIDADMPLKDTKLYLRPFVSANNDGKLDFTALGMDGVGRPDAKINYKIIDTSDNKKVTFSGTDPSIGRDYLFPNYPKLNSETQEYRELMSNWQTNTLLLKGVLKENHLYQVEAEIKDGNESVSKKYDTFQIYKVTGLDSLPRLLKFYGIANKRSQFMLDNNMKDELLVQGNVVFIRNPQKNAGKAYQSGNYDTADKMRLDALAIGRGKHCTFGYEPINFDSGNLLYNMEDAKWFDFDEQQTITRTYNSMAQGKDSPMGRNWTFNLTDQLGFLEDGAVMLARSDGGSVFFEKQSDGTFEIEEDEPLELSKKVNKDGAREFEVVDLETGNISLFAANGQLLKVTSKAGNVTNYTYNADGELVKMVTGSGKVLQYAWDADGHLKEIVLPDGGKLAYSYDEDGNLTKVVDQTGKAITYQYDSEHHMTSYKDNDGNLLIKNTFDAEGRVTEQTDGEGNTATLKYESGKTTTTDFNGNKKVVYFNDRLQTTKIEYADDTTTENKYNDQHQLVASVDQLGNTTTFENDANGNLTKTVYPDGTTETNEFDAKNQLIRKIDSRGGVTSYAYDSKGNVVQITAPNGGVQKFTHNEDGQVVSETDANGAVTKTAYDAKGNPTKVTDGRGNETTYAYDSLSMLSSITDANGKSEKYERNARGELVREWNANGAAMTYAYDTNGNKISETDLNGNSTTFEYDAFDRVIKETNPLGGVTKYKYDGNGNKISETDPLGNTEKFSYDALNRQIKVTAADGADITYHYDALGQKLSEETEDGQKTSYQYDAKSGYKTKEIDPLGNETNYAYDADGNVTKITYPDGTTEEFSYDAMDNITRFVDQAGNVQTYEFDANGNTTKLKEAGRVSTYTYDENGSVTSEQDAAGGVKRYSFDKVDQVQIETDELGEKTHYVYDADGNVTKITDGNGHAITMAYDNAGNVIRQTDAEGNTTKYTYNALNLVETEISPTNDITQYRYNKNGNLITEIDPYGNETNYHYTKTGEVSEIIDALRNKTTYDYDNRGNLTTSTDPLGRKTTYSYDMADRVTEQKNPDGTKATYTYDKMDRLLEQQDNTGQKESYTYNAIGDVTRVADRKGRSESYSYDTFGNVSSKTDMRGNKTSYEYDAANRLVKQQNPTGKAQSIEYNKRGDITSEVLPNSGKYTYNYDAEGNLLSETNPLGETTSYQYNGNDELITTTNPAGAKSSVTYDANGNVTAVTDENGGTTKQTFDATGLVTSQIDAEGNKTQFGYDQLGRLTTEIDAAGFKLLNSYDAAGRLIKETDKRGNTTKYTYDKADNILTVKEPYGTTSTFKYDLRGNITEELDANGNATTYSYDKDDQLLSKTDPIGYKQSYKYNEYGDLIEESDNQQKKAIASYTYDKFGQQSTKKDIQGRITRYTYDDTQRMTQITYPNKLSVGYTYDKLDRVTGMRDVRGNDTKIQYDKVGNVTSMIDPGNQVYKYTYDKKGNMTKEIDPLAASTEYRYNKNDQVISIKDPTNAITKYQYDARNLLTSITDAKGHTTKMAYDGNENLSETTDAKGNKERFQYDSLDRMTAAQNRLGQKSTYTYDKVDNVTSIKDAKGFVTKYSYNDRSDLVKEVTPEGKTEKYEYQLDGSLKSKTKPDGEKTTYKYDELNNLVEQQFDGGSYKYTYDSNDDVKTATSKDGTSEFTYNKFGDVLSVKDANGETLKYEYDTIGRKTALIYPDNTRVSYRYNDANLLTDVIESDGKKTSYTYDANGLPLSIHYSNGTTTSYKYTATGETEQVITKNKAGETIASFDYNYDENGNVAKETINQSGEKQTKSHTYDADDQLTETTITKGETTEKITYIYDANGNRSKLLRNKNGKKTTEDYHYDDDNALAMIKADGDEDTTYTYDKNGNITKKALRSGKVETYTYNGENQLIQSADNEGNQTTYTYDAFGNRIGKQTITDKTKSFKGSLSEWITEYDQDSQKGKTTLAGQLETRAKETSKGCPAYAEASKDTTTKKGIQGKTNLKASDSSQRTTKLNQTVGYQTVNTIRYVNDLTQEYTQVAQLNETTADDGETSTTKTAFRFGDDNQIIGTDEESYHENGLSDIATTSDGETNTDYDYTDYGTALATAPVANQIGYRAQMHDTSDTQNLRARNYDTNTGRFQQADNYRGALDDPRSQNRYIYGVNNPMSFGDPSGNIPKWLKKASKKAKKAVKKVSKGVKKVKNVVKKTVEKVKRVVKKVQKAIKKTTKKIKRAVKKVTKKVQKTVTKFKKAAKKSIKQVTKTAKKVYKTAKKVVQKKYNQVKQTVKKKVQTVKKAGKKVISKAKSAIKTISKETKKQVVKAANKLLEAQVNNAIRIEKTMKSICEGLSVIGAGVVDGFASDLTFGLIETVGKNKEVYGDDNRYYVGRLIADTVSVYFGVSAIIEGVAIGGAGLALDTTGIGALIGVPANVVGLTMVIGGTVLTASGAMNFGKDAMDLYSNFQKGNESKADISPWIKDNRVPLDKETILATFKKTKNRVKGATVYEKSGKFYHRDTLHKGGRAHLEVYDKKGKHLGEADPVTGEIIPNTADPTKRLPK from the coding sequence CGGGATCTGTAATTGATACGTTAACCGCGAAAACGGTGAAAACGGAGACCGGCTATCAGTTGCAAGTCGCGAAGCTCAGTACGAAAAAAGTGACGGGTAATTTAGCTAAAGTCGCTGTTTCATTTGTGAGCACAAAAATTACAAATGGAATTCAGGCTACTAGTTTGCGTCAGTACCGAGATGATGTGGCGTACTCTTTTCAGCCATACATGTATATCGGCTATGATGATGGGAATAACTCTGGAACGGAGGGGGCAGCCCATTTTATTACGTATGGTGTGGTGAAAGTACCTGATAGTGAAATTAAGAAAATTGGCACAAACCGTGAAATTGAATCGGCGGAGTTGTCGCTTTATAGAAGAGGGACGCAAGGCTTCTGGGGAGACCGTGCCAAAGATAGTAAAGGAAACGTTGTGAAGCGTTTATTTGAAGTGCATGGAATTACAAAAGACGTTGGTAATATTGATGATTTAACATATGGTAAATTTAAAAGTCTTGGTTTTCCGTATGGTCCACCTGCAAACGTAGACGGTAAAGAGACATATATTGGGAAAATTGATGATGCGAATCGACGTATTTCCTTTGATATTACAAACGTTGCGAAGGATTGGGTAAATGGCGGCAAAAACAACGGAGTGATTGTAAAAACGGCAAAAGTGAATTCTTTTGAAATGCCATATTCGCAAGCTGATATATTTGCTGCGCCTAAATCTGGCGTGACGAGCGAGTCGCCATATGTGGTATTTAAGCACCGCGAGCGTCCGCCGATTGATGCGGATATGCCACTCAAGGATACGAAGCTCTATTTGCGCCCGTTTGTCAGCGCGAATAATGATGGAAAACTTGATTTTACAGCACTTGGAATGGATGGCGTGGGTCGTCCTGATGCAAAGATTAATTATAAAATTATCGATACATCAGATAATAAAAAGGTAACATTTAGCGGGACAGATCCGTCGATTGGTCGAGATTATTTATTCCCGAATTATCCAAAGCTAAATAGTGAAACGCAGGAATACCGCGAGTTGATGAGTAACTGGCAGACAAACACACTACTTTTAAAAGGTGTTTTGAAAGAGAATCATTTGTATCAAGTGGAAGCGGAAATTAAGGATGGAAATGAATCGGTAAGTAAGAAATATGATACGTTCCAGATTTATAAGGTGACAGGGCTAGACTCGTTGCCACGTCTACTGAAATTTTACGGGATTGCTAATAAGCGGTCGCAGTTTATGCTGGATAATAATATGAAGGATGAATTGCTCGTTCAAGGGAATGTAGTGTTTATTCGGAATCCGCAAAAAAACGCTGGTAAAGCCTATCAGTCGGGAAATTACGATACGGCAGATAAAATGCGACTTGATGCGCTAGCTATAGGGCGCGGCAAGCATTGTACTTTTGGCTATGAACCGATTAATTTTGATAGTGGGAACTTGCTTTATAATATGGAAGATGCGAAATGGTTTGATTTCGATGAGCAGCAGACGATTACGCGGACATACAATTCGATGGCTCAAGGTAAAGACAGCCCAATGGGACGAAACTGGACCTTTAATTTGACGGACCAGTTAGGTTTCTTAGAAGACGGTGCAGTGATGTTGGCGCGCTCAGATGGTGGGAGTGTGTTCTTTGAGAAGCAGTCAGACGGAACTTTTGAGATAGAGGAAGATGAGCCACTTGAACTTTCGAAAAAAGTGAATAAAGACGGCGCGCGTGAATTTGAGGTTGTGGATTTAGAAACAGGAAACATCTCTCTTTTTGCTGCGAACGGTCAACTTTTAAAAGTCACAAGTAAGGCTGGAAATGTAACGAATTATACGTATAACGCTGATGGTGAATTGGTGAAAATGGTCACTGGCTCTGGAAAAGTGTTGCAGTATGCATGGGATGCGGATGGACACTTGAAGGAGATTGTATTACCTGATGGCGGGAAATTGGCTTATTCATATGATGAAGATGGAAACCTAACGAAAGTGGTGGACCAAACTGGGAAAGCAATTACCTACCAGTATGATTCAGAACACCATATGACATCTTATAAAGATAATGATGGGAATTTATTAATTAAGAATACATTTGACGCGGAAGGTCGGGTAACGGAACAGACAGACGGAGAAGGCAATACTGCCACACTGAAATATGAGTCCGGAAAAACAACGACAACCGATTTCAATGGCAATAAGAAAGTAGTTTATTTTAATGACCGCTTGCAAACGACAAAGATTGAGTATGCCGATGATACGACGACAGAAAATAAATATAACGACCAGCATCAGTTAGTCGCTTCTGTAGATCAGCTGGGGAATACGACTACTTTTGAAAATGATGCAAATGGAAACCTGACGAAAACAGTATATCCAGACGGAACAACAGAAACGAACGAATTTGACGCGAAAAACCAATTAATCCGAAAAATAGATAGCCGTGGCGGCGTAACGAGCTACGCATACGATTCCAAAGGCAATGTTGTGCAAATAACTGCACCAAACGGAGGGGTACAAAAATTTACGCATAATGAAGACGGTCAAGTAGTTTCAGAAACAGATGCGAATGGCGCGGTAACAAAGACTGCCTATGATGCCAAAGGAAACCCGACAAAAGTAACAGATGGTCGTGGCAACGAAACAACCTATGCCTATGATAGTTTGTCGATGTTGAGTAGTATTACAGACGCAAATGGCAAGTCAGAGAAATATGAACGTAATGCACGCGGCGAGCTAGTGCGTGAGTGGAACGCAAATGGCGCAGCGATGACTTACGCCTATGATACAAACGGCAATAAGATAAGCGAAACTGATTTGAATGGCAACAGCACTACTTTTGAATATGATGCTTTTGACCGTGTGATTAAGGAAACGAATCCACTCGGCGGGGTGACAAAATACAAATATGACGGAAATGGCAATAAAATTAGTGAAACAGACCCACTCGGCAACACGGAGAAATTTAGTTATGATGCGCTAAATAGGCAAATAAAAGTGACTGCGGCGGATGGTGCGGATATTACCTATCACTATGATGCACTTGGTCAAAAATTATCCGAAGAAACCGAAGATGGTCAAAAAACAAGCTATCAATATGATGCAAAATCAGGCTATAAAACTAAAGAAATAGACCCACTCGGCAATGAGACAAATTATGCCTATGATGCAGATGGAAATGTCACGAAAATCACGTATCCAGATGGCACAACCGAAGAATTCAGCTATGATGCAATGGATAATATTACACGCTTCGTCGATCAAGCTGGCAACGTTCAGACATACGAATTTGATGCGAACGGAAACACGACAAAATTAAAAGAAGCCGGGCGTGTTTCGACATATACTTACGACGAGAATGGCAGCGTAACCTCCGAACAAGATGCAGCTGGTGGCGTGAAACGTTATAGTTTTGACAAAGTCGATCAAGTACAAATCGAAACCGACGAGCTTGGCGAAAAGACGCACTATGTATACGATGCAGATGGAAATGTCACAAAAATCACAGACGGTAATGGCCACGCTATAACAATGGCATATGACAATGCAGGTAACGTGATTCGCCAAACGGACGCAGAAGGTAACACTACAAAATACACCTATAATGCGCTCAATTTAGTTGAAACAGAGATTTCACCAACAAACGATATCACACAATATCGCTATAACAAAAATGGTAATTTAATTACAGAAATAGACCCGTACGGCAACGAAACAAACTATCACTACACAAAAACAGGCGAAGTTTCTGAAATTATTGATGCTCTGAGAAACAAAACAACTTACGATTACGATAATCGTGGAAATCTGACAACAAGTACCGATCCGCTAGGCCGAAAAACTACTTATAGTTATGATATGGCGGACCGTGTCACTGAGCAAAAAAATCCAGACGGCACTAAAGCAACTTACACTTACGACAAAATGGACAGATTGTTAGAACAACAAGATAATACAGGTCAAAAAGAAAGCTACACATACAACGCAATTGGTGATGTAACACGTGTTGCTGACCGCAAAGGACGCAGTGAATCCTACAGCTATGACACATTCGGCAATGTCAGCAGTAAAACAGACATGCGAGGCAATAAAACGAGCTACGAATACGATGCAGCCAATCGCCTAGTGAAGCAACAAAACCCAACAGGCAAAGCGCAAAGCATTGAATACAACAAGCGCGGCGACATCACATCCGAAGTTTTACCGAATAGTGGCAAGTACACTTATAATTACGATGCAGAAGGTAATTTGCTGTCCGAAACAAACCCACTAGGCGAAACAACGAGCTACCAATACAACGGCAACGACGAGCTGATTACGACAACGAATCCAGCGGGTGCTAAATCAAGCGTAACCTACGATGCTAATGGTAATGTCACAGCAGTTACCGATGAAAATGGCGGCACAACAAAACAAACTTTCGACGCAACAGGTTTAGTAACAAGCCAAATAGATGCAGAAGGAAATAAAACACAATTCGGCTATGACCAATTAGGACGCCTAACAACCGAAATTGATGCAGCTGGATTCAAACTCCTGAACAGCTATGACGCAGCGGGACGCCTTATCAAGGAAACAGATAAGCGCGGTAACACAACGAAATATACGTACGACAAAGCAGATAACATTTTGACAGTCAAAGAGCCTTATGGAACTACGTCGACATTTAAATACGACCTACGTGGCAACATCACCGAAGAACTTGATGCAAATGGTAATGCGACAACATATAGCTATGATAAAGACGATCAACTTTTATCTAAAACGGACCCGATTGGCTATAAACAAAGCTACAAGTATAACGAATACGGCGACCTTATCGAAGAAAGTGATAATCAGCAGAAAAAAGCAATTGCCAGCTATACTTATGACAAATTTGGGCAACAAAGTACGAAAAAAGACATCCAAGGTCGAATCACGCGCTACACGTACGACGATACCCAGCGCATGACTCAAATTACGTATCCTAACAAACTTTCTGTCGGCTATACGTACGATAAACTGGACCGAGTTACTGGAATGCGCGATGTTCGTGGTAATGATACTAAAATTCAATATGACAAAGTCGGCAACGTTACCTCCATGATTGACCCAGGTAACCAAGTCTACAAATACACCTACGACAAAAAAGGCAACATGACCAAAGAAATCGACCCACTCGCAGCAAGCACAGAATATCGTTACAATAAAAACGACCAAGTTATCAGCATCAAAGACCCAACAAACGCAATAACTAAATACCAATATGATGCGCGTAACTTGCTAACTTCTATTACGGATGCCAAAGGTCACACAACAAAAATGGCCTACGATGGCAACGAGAATCTTAGCGAAACAACAGATGCAAAAGGTAACAAAGAACGCTTCCAATACGACTCACTAGATCGCATGACAGCAGCACAAAACCGACTAGGACAAAAATCAACTTACACTTACGATAAAGTAGATAACGTCACGTCAATCAAAGACGCCAAAGGTTTTGTCACAAAATATAGCTACAATGATCGCAGTGACCTCGTTAAAGAAGTAACACCAGAAGGCAAAACCGAAAAATACGAATACCAACTAGACGGTTCCTTGAAGTCTAAAACCAAGCCAGATGGTGAAAAAACAACTTATAAATACGATGAACTAAACAATTTAGTCGAGCAACAATTTGATGGTGGTAGCTACAAATACACCTATGACAGCAATGACGATGTAAAAACCGCTACATCAAAAGACGGAACATCCGAGTTTACTTATAACAAATTCGGTGATGTACTATCAGTCAAAGATGCAAACGGTGAAACATTGAAATACGAATACGATACAATCGGTCGCAAAACAGCGCTCATTTATCCAGATAACACGCGTGTATCTTACCGCTACAATGACGCCAACTTGCTAACCGACGTAATCGAATCAGACGGCAAGAAAACCAGCTACACATACGACGCGAACGGCTTGCCACTAAGCATTCATTACAGCAATGGCACAACGACGAGTTATAAATACACAGCAACTGGCGAAACCGAACAAGTCATCACCAAAAATAAAGCCGGAGAAACCATCGCATCATTTGACTACAACTACGATGAAAACGGTAATGTAGCCAAAGAAACCATCAATCAAAGTGGCGAAAAACAAACCAAGAGCCACACCTATGATGCCGATGACCAACTGACCGAAACAACAATAACTAAAGGCGAAACAACCGAAAAAATTACGTATATCTATGATGCTAACGGCAACCGAAGCAAACTATTACGTAATAAAAACGGTAAGAAAACCACCGAAGACTATCATTACGACGATGACAACGCACTTGCAATGATTAAAGCAGATGGTGATGAAGACACAACCTACACGTATGACAAAAACGGTAACATTACCAAAAAAGCCTTACGAAGTGGTAAAGTAGAAACATACACGTACAATGGCGAAAACCAACTGATTCAATCCGCCGACAACGAAGGCAATCAGACGACATACACATATGACGCATTTGGTAATCGCATAGGCAAACAAACTATCACAGACAAAACCAAGTCCTTCAAAGGATCGCTCAGTGAATGGATTACAGAATACGACCAAGATAGTCAAAAAGGTAAAACAACACTAGCGGGACAACTAGAAACCCGCGCCAAAGAAACGTCTAAAGGCTGCCCAGCATACGCAGAAGCAAGCAAAGATACAACTACTAAAAAGGGTATCCAAGGCAAAACGAATCTTAAAGCCAGTGACAGTAGCCAGCGCACTACGAAACTGAATCAAACAGTCGGCTACCAAACAGTAAACACCATTCGCTACGTTAACGATTTAACCCAAGAATACACCCAAGTCGCCCAGCTTAACGAGACGACAGCAGATGACGGCGAAACAAGCACCACCAAGACCGCTTTCCGCTTTGGCGATGACAACCAAATAATCGGTACAGACGAAGAAAGCTATCACGAAAACGGTCTAAGCGACATCGCAACAACATCAGACGGCGAAACAAATACCGACTACGACTACACCGACTATGGCACCGCACTTGCGACAGCCCCAGTGGCGAATCAAATCGGTTACCGCGCGCAAATGCACGACACAAGCGACACGCAAAACCTACGCGCCCGAAATTATGATACAAACACCGGTCGTTTCCAACAAGCCGATAATTACAGAGGAGCCTTAGACGACCCCCGTAGCCAAAACCGCTACATTTACGGCGTCAACAACCCAATGTCATTCGGAGATCCAAGCGGAAACATACCAAAATGGCTCAAAAAAGCAAGCAAAAAAGCTAAAAAAGCCGTGAAAAAAGTAAGCAAAGGCGTTAAAAAAGTAAAAAATGTCGTCAAGAAAACTGTTGAAAAAGTAAAACGCGTTGTGAAAAAAGTACAAAAAGCCATCAAGAAAACCACAAAAAAAATCAAACGCGCCGTGAAAAAAGTAACCAAAAAAGTCCAAAAAACAGTGACGAAATTTAAGAAGGCAGCTAAGAAATCGATTAAACAAGTCACGAAAACGGCGAAAAAAGTTTACAAAACAGCCAAAAAAGTGGTTCAGAAAAAATATAACCAAGTCAAACAAACCGTGAAGAAAAAAGTACAAACAGTGAAAAAAGCCGGCAAAAAAGTTATATCTAAAGCAAAAAGCGCAATCAAAACAATTTCAAAAGAAACAAAAAAACAGGTTGTCAAAGCCGCTAATAAGCTGTTAGAAGCTCAAGTCAATAATGCTATTCGTATAGAAAAAACAATGAAATCTATTTGTGAAGGTCTCTCCGTAATAGGCGCAGGTGTGGTGGACGGCTTCGCCAGCGATTTAACTTTTGGCTTAATAGAAACTGTTGGTAAAAATAAAGAAGTATATGGCGACGATAACCGTTATTACGTTGGCAGGCTAATTGCTGATACAGTGAGTGTTTATTTTGGAGTCAGTGCAATAATTGAAGGAGTAGCAATCGGAGGCGCGGGTTTAGCACTAGATACAACGGGAATTGGAGCGCTAATAGGAGTTCCGGCCAATGTAGTAGGATTGACTATGGTTATAGGGGGTACAGTTCTAACAGCCAGCGGAGCAATGAATTTTGGAAAAGATGCAATGGATTTGTATTCTAATTTTCAAAAAGGGAATGAAAGTAAAGCTGATATATCCCCTTGGATAAAAGATAACAGAGTACCTTTGGACAAAGAAACAATTCTAGCAACATTTAAGAAAACAAAAAATAGAGTGAAGGGTGCGACAGTCTATGAAAAGTCGGGTAAATTTTACCATAGGGATACTTTGCATAAAGGAGGGAGAGCTCATTTAGAGGTATACGATAAAAAAGGAAAACACTTGGGAGAAGCGGATCCTGTTACAGGAGAAATAATTCCAAATACAGCAGATCCAACCAAGAGATTACCGAAATGA